A single window of Martelella sp. NC20 DNA harbors:
- the pstA gene encoding phosphate ABC transporter permease PstA, producing MTTTTDQTFVNPEAVALGDTNLTFSFAERRTLWNFIQTLILWLLAGIAAVPLISVLWMLISRGGLRLSLAIFTELPPAPFEQGGGIGNAIVGTLVMVAIATLIAVPIGVLGGLYTGLLNPNGKLSSIIRFVGKVLTGFPSILSGVFVYAWLVVVMKTYSALAGGISLSILMLPTILLTAEQAFRMVPQRMKDAAYGIGCNSTQVATKIVLPTAMPGVMTGVMLAVAGASGESAPLLFTALFSNYWIGSFTEPTASLSILIYNFSAMPYENQIELAWTASLVLVLIVLVFNILSRSFGTRRV from the coding sequence ATGACAACGACGACGGATCAGACATTCGTGAACCCCGAGGCGGTCGCCCTTGGCGATACCAATCTCACCTTCTCCTTCGCCGAGCGCCGTACACTCTGGAATTTCATCCAGACGCTGATCCTTTGGCTGCTGGCGGGCATCGCCGCCGTTCCGCTCATCTCGGTGCTGTGGATGCTCATCAGCCGTGGCGGCCTGCGCCTCAGCCTCGCCATTTTCACCGAACTGCCGCCCGCCCCCTTCGAACAGGGCGGCGGCATCGGCAATGCCATCGTCGGCACGCTGGTAATGGTGGCGATTGCAACGCTGATCGCGGTTCCGATCGGCGTTCTGGGCGGCCTCTATACCGGCCTCCTGAACCCCAATGGCAAGCTTTCCTCCATCATCCGCTTCGTCGGCAAGGTGCTGACCGGCTTCCCGTCGATCCTGTCGGGCGTGTTCGTCTACGCCTGGCTGGTGGTGGTGATGAAGACCTATTCGGCCCTCGCAGGCGGCATTTCGCTGTCGATCCTGATGCTGCCGACCATCCTGCTGACGGCCGAACAGGCCTTCCGCATGGTGCCGCAGCGGATGAAGGACGCAGCCTATGGCATCGGCTGCAACTCGACGCAGGTTGCCACCAAAATTGTTTTGCCGACCGCGATGCCGGGTGTTATGACCGGTGTCATGCTGGCGGTGGCGGGTGCATCCGGCGAATCGGCCCCTCTGCTGTTTACAGCGCTGTTTTCGAATTACTGGATCGGAAGCTTCACGGAGCCGACAGCGTCATTGTCGATCTTGATCTACAATTTCTCGGCAATGCCTTATGAAAACCAGATTGAACTTGCATGGACCGCCTCGCTAGTGCTTGTGCTCATCGTGCTTGTCTTCAACATCCTCAGCCGTTCTTTCGGCACACGCCGCGTATAG
- the pstB gene encoding phosphate ABC transporter ATP-binding protein PstB, translating into MSATLEMNSVQTANESPEVAIGVRIAKIFYGDFLAVRNADVDIEKGKITGFIGPSGCGKSTVLRSLNRMNDLIPSFSLEGHVHFLGQDVYGKNVDPVVVRRHIGMVFQQPNPFSMSIFENVAFGLRLNGFKGDINGRVEKALRRAALWNEVKDKLKQNGLSLSGGQQQRLCIARAIATEPTVLLMDEPCSALDPIATRQIEELMLELKNDYTVAIVTHNMQQAIRVADKTAFFSVDMSQGSRTGFLVEVGETKKIFENPEQQLTKEYLSGEFS; encoded by the coding sequence ATGTCTGCCACACTGGAAATGAACAGCGTCCAAACCGCCAATGAAAGCCCCGAAGTCGCCATCGGCGTGCGGATAGCGAAGATCTTTTACGGCGACTTCCTGGCCGTGCGCAATGCCGATGTCGACATTGAAAAAGGCAAGATCACCGGCTTCATCGGCCCGTCGGGCTGCGGTAAATCGACCGTGCTGCGTTCGCTGAACCGCATGAACGACCTGATCCCCTCCTTCAGCCTCGAGGGCCATGTCCATTTCCTCGGACAGGACGTCTATGGCAAGAATGTCGACCCGGTCGTCGTTCGCCGTCATATCGGCATGGTGTTCCAGCAGCCCAACCCGTTCTCGATGAGCATTTTCGAAAACGTTGCCTTCGGCCTGCGTCTCAACGGCTTCAAGGGCGATATCAACGGTCGCGTCGAAAAGGCGCTCCGCCGGGCGGCGCTGTGGAACGAGGTCAAGGACAAGCTGAAGCAGAATGGCCTGTCGCTTTCCGGCGGCCAGCAGCAGCGCCTTTGTATCGCCCGCGCGATTGCCACCGAACCGACCGTGCTGCTGATGGACGAGCCCTGTTCCGCGCTCGACCCGATCGCCACGCGCCAGATCGAGGAGCTGATGCTGGAACTGAAGAATGACTACACGGTCGCGATCGTGACCCACAACATGCAGCAGGCGATCCGCGTTGCCGACAAGACCGCCTTCTTCTCCGTCGACATGTCGCAGGGCAGCCGCACCGGCTTCCTCGTCGAGGTCGGCGAGACCAAGAAGATTTTCGAGAACCCGGAACAGCAGCTGACCAAAGAGTATCTGTCCGGCGAATTCAGCTGA
- a CDS encoding DNA polymerase III subunit chi produces the protein MTEILFYHLTESLRDAALPPLVEKSLERGWRVAIQTSSEGERDRLDDVLWTFRADSFIPHGRTDEPEAERQPVLLTTVDANPGKADIRFFVEGAPVSGVEDYQRVVVMFDGHDVDELTAARAEWKRLKQGEHSLTYWQQGEGGRWQKKA, from the coding sequence ATGACGGAAATCCTGTTCTATCATCTGACGGAATCGCTGCGCGACGCCGCCCTGCCGCCGCTTGTCGAGAAAAGCCTGGAGCGCGGCTGGCGGGTCGCGATCCAGACGTCAAGCGAGGGAGAGCGCGATCGGCTGGACGATGTCCTCTGGACCTTCCGCGCCGACAGCTTCATTCCCCACGGGCGGACCGACGAGCCGGAGGCGGAGCGCCAGCCCGTGCTTCTGACGACCGTGGACGCAAATCCCGGCAAGGCCGACATCCGCTTCTTTGTCGAGGGCGCCCCGGTTTCGGGCGTCGAGGACTATCAGCGCGTCGTGGTGATGTTTGATGGCCACGATGTCGATGAACTGACCGCGGCGCGCGCTGAATGGAAGCGGCTGAAGCAGGGCGAGCACAGCCTCACCTACTGGCAGCAGGGCGAGGGAGGACGCTGGCAGAAGAAGGCGTGA
- a CDS encoding leucyl aminopeptidase: MKFSISFVEKAESNGNTAIVLASVGHVPAGLQAIGMGEALYGKASATAGFKAKLCSTLDLLAPAESDAARIVLIGLGERDALNSNAWLRAGGKASSLAGKAKKLVVYPDGSAAPSELAEFALGMILGGYSFDRFKTTSRDEDETEGEIAVEIVAGDVAAANAAFAERQAVGEGVVLARELVNLPANILGPREFADKAEALAAFGAKVEILDRAQMAELGMGALLGVAQGSVRPPYLAVIHWNGGGNDERPIAFVGKGVVFDTGGISIKPAASMEDMKGDMGGAAAVIGLMHTLAARKAKVNVVGILGLVENMPDGNAQRPGDIVTSMSGQTIEVINTDAEGRLVLADALWYCKERFKPRFMIDLATLTGAVMVALGSHRAGLFSNDDGLSKELADAGERTQENLWRLPLGDEYDKMVDSRFADMRNTGGSRYAGSITAAQFLRRFVGDTPWAHLDIAGTAMGSPKNEINRGWASGFGVRLLDELVRAHYEARD; the protein is encoded by the coding sequence ATGAAGTTCTCGATATCTTTTGTCGAAAAGGCTGAAAGCAACGGAAACACGGCGATTGTCCTGGCAAGCGTCGGCCATGTTCCGGCGGGCCTTCAGGCCATCGGCATGGGGGAGGCGCTCTATGGCAAGGCCTCGGCCACCGCTGGCTTCAAGGCGAAACTGTGTTCGACGCTCGATCTGCTCGCGCCGGCCGAAAGCGATGCTGCCCGGATCGTGCTGATCGGGCTCGGCGAGCGCGATGCGCTGAATTCCAACGCCTGGCTCCGGGCGGGCGGCAAGGCTTCCTCGCTTGCCGGCAAGGCGAAGAAGCTGGTGGTCTATCCTGACGGTTCCGCCGCGCCTTCGGAGCTTGCGGAGTTCGCACTCGGCATGATTCTCGGCGGCTATTCCTTCGACCGGTTCAAGACCACATCCAGGGACGAGGACGAAACGGAGGGCGAGATCGCGGTCGAGATCGTGGCCGGCGACGTCGCTGCCGCCAATGCTGCCTTTGCCGAAAGGCAGGCGGTCGGCGAGGGCGTGGTGCTGGCGCGCGAACTGGTAAACCTGCCCGCCAATATTCTCGGCCCGCGCGAATTCGCCGACAAGGCCGAGGCGCTCGCCGCGTTTGGCGCGAAGGTCGAGATTCTCGATCGCGCGCAGATGGCGGAACTCGGCATGGGCGCGCTTCTCGGCGTTGCCCAGGGCTCGGTGCGGCCGCCCTATCTTGCCGTCATCCACTGGAATGGCGGCGGCAATGACGAGCGCCCGATCGCGTTTGTCGGCAAGGGCGTGGTGTTCGATACCGGCGGCATCTCGATCAAGCCGGCAGCCTCGATGGAAGACATGAAGGGCGATATGGGCGGCGCTGCCGCCGTCATCGGCCTGATGCACACCCTTGCCGCCCGCAAGGCAAAGGTCAATGTCGTCGGCATTCTCGGCCTCGTCGAGAACATGCCGGACGGCAATGCCCAGCGGCCGGGCGATATCGTCACCTCGATGTCCGGCCAGACGATCGAGGTGATCAACACCGATGCCGAGGGTCGGCTGGTGCTTGCCGATGCGCTCTGGTACTGCAAGGAACGGTTCAAGCCGCGTTTCATGATCGATCTGGCAACGCTCACGGGCGCGGTCATGGTGGCCCTCGGCTCGCACCGGGCCGGCCTGTTTTCCAATGATGACGGTCTTTCGAAGGAACTGGCGGATGCAGGCGAGCGCACCCAGGAGAACCTCTGGCGCCTGCCGCTGGGCGATGAATACGACAAGATGGTCGACAGCCGCTTTGCCGATATGCGCAACACCGGCGGCTCGCGTTATGCCGGCTCGATCACCGCCGCGCAGTTTCTGAGGCGTTTCGTGGGCGATACGCCCTGGGCGCATCTCGATATCGCGGGCACCGCCATGGGCTCGCCCAAGAACGAGATCAATCGCGGCTGGGCATCGGGTTTCGGGGTGCGGCTTCTGGACGAACTGGTGCGCGCTCATTATGAGGCCCGGGACTGA
- a CDS encoding phosphatase PAP2 family protein produces the protein MRRAVNETGTAAVQQHHQWLENLPGRLGAMQPLKAAFILLLALWLLLLVFFYLFPGIDIAASRAFFHQTGCSTSAPAGRICGSFPIAADALLGFLREVIFYLPIILGLTIIYRLIIAWSHHGATYDKALANKLMAGLVALILGPGLLVNTVLKEISHRPRPRNTDIFGGDLGFVPAGDFSGACQSNCSFVSGEAAGAGWLFCYAIFLVPERFRLLLTPPLLALSLVSPAMRLAYGGHYLSDIILGWLASVVVFIGTLYIFTRKEHVGPLRKTT, from the coding sequence GTGCGCCGCGCCGTCAACGAAACCGGAACCGCCGCAGTGCAGCAACACCATCAATGGCTTGAGAACCTGCCAGGGCGCCTCGGCGCCATGCAGCCGCTCAAGGCTGCGTTCATTCTGCTGCTCGCCCTGTGGCTGTTGTTGCTCGTGTTCTTCTACCTTTTTCCCGGCATCGATATCGCGGCCTCCAGGGCGTTCTTCCATCAGACGGGCTGCAGCACCAGCGCGCCCGCCGGCAGGATATGCGGCAGCTTTCCGATCGCAGCCGATGCCCTGCTTGGGTTTCTGCGCGAGGTCATCTTCTACCTGCCGATCATTCTCGGCCTCACCATCATCTATCGCCTGATCATTGCATGGTCCCATCATGGCGCCACCTATGACAAGGCGCTTGCCAACAAGCTGATGGCCGGCCTCGTCGCCCTGATCCTCGGCCCCGGCCTTCTGGTCAATACCGTCCTGAAGGAAATCTCCCACCGGCCGCGGCCGCGCAATACAGATATCTTCGGCGGCGACCTGGGCTTCGTGCCGGCCGGCGATTTTTCCGGCGCCTGCCAGTCGAACTGCTCTTTCGTTTCCGGCGAGGCCGCGGGCGCCGGCTGGCTGTTCTGCTATGCGATCTTTCTCGTTCCGGAACGCTTCCGGCTGCTGCTGACGCCGCCGCTGCTCGCGCTTTCGCTTGTTTCACCGGCCATGAGACTGGCCTATGGCGGCCATTATCTTTCGGATATCATTCTCGGATGGCTTGCATCGGTGGTGGTTTTTATCGGAACCCTATACATCTTCACCAGAAAGGAGCACGTCGGCCCGCTTCGCAAGACGACCTGA
- a CDS encoding LptF/LptG family permease, which yields MKILERYILARVVRMFLATLLPVLAVLWLTQVLGRINLVTDSGQSIVSFLTLATLLLPTVIPTVLPFGIVLGTAQTLTTMNNDSELAVIDGAGAGRWIIYRPILLFAALLCAFSFMLDNYIEPRSRAEARSVIASVYADLLSSVIEEKTFREVEDGLYIQISERMSGRVLKGLFVADYREPENSYIYYAKEGAVDESGSQLIMRDGQVQRENQDGDVSIVQFDSYSFDLSELTSDKSQTHRRATDRGLPYLLNPPKDDPDYLGNPGSYRAELTRRLTDWTLPFIYAVFTIVIVGDARSHRERRVPPMATAFGLTLLLRLLSHFSSNQAENNPIFVYVCYAIIFVSLAIGLYLLLRPRRARRKTGPLGRLMGRLFRLPHRANGGGAA from the coding sequence ATGAAGATACTGGAACGCTACATATTGGCACGGGTTGTGCGCATGTTCCTGGCAACGTTGTTGCCGGTGCTGGCCGTGCTGTGGCTGACGCAGGTGCTCGGGCGCATCAACCTCGTGACCGACAGCGGCCAGTCAATCGTGTCGTTCCTGACGCTGGCGACGCTGCTACTTCCGACCGTGATCCCGACCGTGCTGCCCTTCGGCATCGTGCTCGGCACGGCGCAGACGCTGACCACGATGAACAATGATTCGGAGCTCGCCGTGATCGACGGCGCCGGCGCCGGCCGCTGGATCATCTACCGGCCGATATTGCTGTTTGCCGCCTTGCTCTGCGCCTTTTCCTTCATGCTCGACAATTATATCGAGCCGCGCTCGCGCGCCGAGGCGCGCAGCGTGATCGCCTCGGTATATGCCGACCTGCTCTCCTCCGTGATCGAGGAAAAGACCTTTCGCGAAGTCGAGGACGGGCTTTATATCCAGATTTCGGAACGCATGTCCGGCCGGGTGCTGAAAGGCCTTTTCGTGGCCGATTACCGCGAGCCGGAAAACTCCTACATCTATTACGCCAAGGAAGGCGCCGTCGATGAAAGCGGCAGCCAGCTCATCATGCGCGACGGACAGGTGCAGCGCGAAAACCAGGATGGCGACGTTTCCATCGTTCAGTTCGATTCCTACAGTTTCGATCTTTCCGAACTGACCAGCGACAAGAGCCAGACCCACCGGCGCGCGACCGACCGCGGCCTGCCCTACCTGCTCAATCCGCCCAAGGACGATCCCGATTATCTCGGTAATCCGGGGTCTTACCGCGCCGAACTTACCCGGCGGCTCACCGACTGGACGTTGCCCTTCATCTATGCCGTGTTCACGATTGTCATCGTGGGTGACGCCCGTTCCCACCGCGAGCGCCGCGTGCCGCCGATGGCAACCGCATTCGGCCTGACGCTGTTGCTGCGGCTGCTCTCCCATTTCAGCTCCAATCAGGCCGAAAACAACCCGATCTTCGTCTATGTCTGCTATGCGATCATCTTCGTCTCGCTGGCCATCGGGCTCTATCTGCTCCTGAGGCCGCGACGGGCGCGGCGCAAGACAGGGCCGCTCGGCCGGCTCATGGGCAGGCTATTCCGCCTGCCACACAGGGCCAATGGCGGAGGCGCGGCATGA
- the lptG gene encoding LPS export ABC transporter permease LptG, whose product MIISVLGRYFFVRYVITVAWFLFGVISIIYLIDFSEVVGNISEEAGQNLFDAVLITALRLPYILQQTIPFIALFSAMVALIALNRRHELVVARAAGISVWQFIMPFVIGAALLGAASVLALNPLASWSQKRSLGLEAVGGKQDQVVPWLRQITDGQDTIIGGRGIAENGTELRDAVVIYFDDQGGITKRQDAERAVLSDGWWTLHDVTQTEAGELSTHMDEVQVKTNLEQDFVQQHLVQPDLVSFFALPRQIMLARQFGTSTSALETQYNYLLSLPFLLVAMTLIAATVCLKFSRFAQSPTVILGGILSGFLLYVTSVLVKAFGSSGILSPLLAAWIPVVVAMALGLTILLHQEDG is encoded by the coding sequence ATGATCATCTCCGTTCTCGGTCGCTATTTCTTCGTCCGCTACGTTATTACCGTCGCCTGGTTCCTGTTCGGCGTTATATCGATCATCTACCTGATCGATTTCAGCGAGGTGGTCGGCAATATTTCGGAGGAAGCCGGGCAGAACCTGTTCGATGCCGTGCTGATCACCGCGTTGCGCCTGCCCTATATCCTGCAGCAGACAATCCCCTTCATCGCCCTGTTTTCGGCGATGGTGGCGCTGATCGCGCTCAATCGCCGCCACGAACTGGTCGTCGCCCGCGCCGCCGGAATTTCGGTCTGGCAGTTCATCATGCCGTTTGTGATCGGCGCCGCCCTGCTGGGCGCGGCAAGCGTTCTCGCGCTCAATCCGCTTGCCTCCTGGAGCCAGAAAAGATCCCTCGGGCTTGAAGCCGTCGGCGGCAAGCAGGATCAGGTGGTGCCGTGGCTCAGGCAGATAACCGACGGGCAGGACACAATCATCGGCGGCCGTGGCATTGCCGAAAACGGGACCGAACTGCGCGATGCAGTCGTGATCTATTTCGATGATCAGGGGGGAATCACCAAACGTCAGGATGCGGAGCGGGCCGTGCTGAGCGACGGGTGGTGGACCCTTCACGACGTGACCCAGACCGAGGCGGGCGAATTATCCACACATATGGACGAGGTTCAGGTAAAGACCAATCTGGAGCAGGATTTCGTCCAGCAGCACCTTGTCCAGCCCGATCTCGTGAGCTTCTTCGCCTTGCCAAGGCAGATTATGCTGGCTCGCCAGTTCGGAACCTCGACCAGCGCATTGGAAACCCAATACAACTATTTGCTTTCATTGCCCTTCCTTCTGGTCGCCATGACATTGATCGCTGCTACGGTCTGCCTCAAGTTTTCGCGCTTTGCGCAGTCGCCAACCGTTATTTTGGGTGGCATCCTGTCCGGGTTTCTGCTTTATGTGACGAGTGTTCTTGTAAAGGCGTTCGGCAGCAGCGGAATCCTGTCCCCGCTTCTGGCAGCCTGGATTCCGGTTGTCGTAGCGATGGCATTGGGTTTGACGATATTGCTGCATCAGGAGGATGGTTAG
- a CDS encoding LPS-assembly protein LptD, translating to MLPEPPADDQGPMLLSANELVYNHDSQQVFALGGVQIFYAGYRMVANKVEYDQKAGKLMAFGGIEVIDPDGNRLRAEKLDVTDDFANGFLDAISVRTPDDIAMAGERAQRIDNDVMVLENGVYTACIPCAENPEKPPFWQIRAQRVIQNGVTKTVRLEHPRFQLLGHTIAILPTVTVPDGSVKRKRGFLFPSMSVEENLGFGISVPYYIPLSPSADVTFTGTGYTQQGFLLEAEYRKLYRNGHHTLRMAGIDQMGSDRFPVGTSDADNDARGMIASTGQFQINPRWVFGWDVMAQSDTNFARTYSIDGHDDRIFNNQVYLEGLGKRSALSIKGNYFDVQDANSQNASEDEQAIVLPVIDYDYIAPRPFAGGELSITNNLTNIVRQKNNVVETSVNDRFLGLEGNSTRLTSEVEWKKTFTTPQGLQLTPILAARADGYLLNVDDPNTINNGAYSYSGDFVDRDAAARGMLTAGLEVKYPMLITNGFSSHILEPIGQIFVRPDEQYAGGLPNEDSQSFVFDATTLFDRDKFAGYDRVEGGTRANLGLRYRGVYDNGIMIDGLFGQSFQLAGANSFASPDLVGVGLESGLETTRSDYVGAAQITFPFGIGLNGSARFDETDFSLQRTDAGITYTSARFDTALDYTNVAAQPGYAYDERNSELKSTSTFRFNDNWGISGSLTYDLSNNVLTRRWVGLSYEDICTSFSITYQESWDTDNSQGVDWTIGARLTLRTLGDIAIGSDSFGGSF from the coding sequence ATGCTGCCGGAGCCTCCGGCCGATGATCAGGGGCCCATGCTCCTGAGCGCCAACGAACTGGTCTACAACCACGATAGCCAGCAGGTCTTCGCGCTTGGCGGCGTCCAGATATTCTATGCCGGTTACCGCATGGTCGCCAACAAGGTCGAATACGACCAGAAGGCGGGCAAGCTGATGGCTTTCGGCGGCATCGAGGTCATCGATCCCGATGGAAACCGCCTGCGCGCCGAAAAGCTCGACGTCACCGACGACTTCGCAAACGGCTTTCTCGACGCCATCAGCGTGCGCACGCCCGACGACATCGCGATGGCAGGCGAGCGCGCCCAGCGAATCGACAATGATGTCATGGTGCTGGAAAACGGCGTCTACACCGCCTGCATACCGTGCGCGGAAAACCCGGAGAAGCCGCCGTTCTGGCAGATCCGGGCGCAGCGCGTGATCCAGAACGGCGTCACCAAGACGGTGCGGCTGGAGCATCCCCGATTCCAGCTCCTCGGCCACACGATCGCGATCCTGCCGACCGTCACGGTTCCCGACGGCAGCGTGAAGCGCAAGCGCGGCTTCCTGTTCCCGTCGATGAGCGTGGAGGAAAATCTCGGTTTCGGCATTTCCGTGCCCTACTATATTCCGCTGAGCCCGAGCGCGGATGTCACCTTCACCGGAACCGGTTACACCCAGCAGGGCTTCCTCCTCGAAGCCGAGTATCGCAAACTCTACCGCAACGGCCATCATACGCTGCGCATGGCTGGCATCGACCAGATGGGCAGCGACCGCTTCCCGGTCGGCACCAGCGACGCCGACAATGACGCGCGCGGCATGATCGCCTCCACCGGCCAGTTCCAGATCAACCCGCGCTGGGTGTTCGGCTGGGACGTCATGGCGCAGAGCGACACCAATTTCGCGCGGACATATTCGATCGACGGCCACGACGACCGGATCTTCAACAATCAGGTTTACCTTGAAGGCCTCGGCAAGCGCAGCGCGCTCTCGATCAAGGGCAATTATTTCGACGTCCAGGACGCCAACAGCCAGAATGCCAGCGAGGACGAGCAGGCGATCGTGCTGCCGGTCATCGATTATGACTATATCGCCCCGCGCCCGTTCGCCGGCGGCGAGCTTTCGATCACCAACAACCTCACCAATATCGTCCGGCAGAAGAACAACGTTGTCGAGACCTCGGTCAACGACCGGTTCCTCGGGCTTGAAGGCAACAGCACAAGGCTGACCAGCGAAGTCGAGTGGAAGAAGACCTTCACCACGCCGCAGGGCCTGCAACTGACACCGATCCTGGCCGCGCGCGCCGATGGTTATCTTCTCAATGTCGATGACCCCAATACGATCAACAACGGAGCCTACAGCTATTCCGGCGATTTCGTCGATCGGGATGCTGCGGCCCGGGGCATGCTGACCGCCGGTCTGGAGGTCAAATACCCGATGCTGATCACCAACGGCTTCAGCTCGCATATCCTGGAGCCGATCGGCCAGATTTTCGTCCGCCCGGACGAGCAGTATGCCGGCGGCCTGCCGAATGAAGACAGCCAGAGCTTCGTGTTCGACGCCACGACGCTGTTCGATCGCGACAAGTTTGCCGGATACGACCGGGTCGAGGGCGGCACTCGCGCCAATCTCGGGCTGCGCTATCGCGGCGTCTACGACAACGGCATCATGATCGACGGCCTGTTCGGCCAATCCTTCCAGCTCGCCGGCGCGAACTCGTTCGCCTCGCCGGACCTCGTCGGCGTCGGCCTGGAATCCGGGCTTGAAACCACCCGCTCCGACTATGTCGGCGCCGCCCAGATCACATTCCCCTTCGGCATCGGCCTCAACGGCTCCGCCCGTTTCGACGAGACCGATTTTTCGCTGCAGCGCACCGATGCGGGCATTACCTACACATCGGCGCGCTTCGACACCGCGCTCGACTACACCAATGTCGCGGCCCAGCCCGGCTACGCCTATGACGAGCGCAACAGCGAGCTGAAGTCGACCAGCACGTTCCGGTTCAATGACAATTGGGGCATCTCGGGGTCCTTGACCTATGACCTCAGCAACAATGTCCTGACGCGCCGCTGGGTGGGATTGAGCTATGAGGACATCTGCACCTCGTTCTCGATCACCTATCAGGAGAGCTGGGATACCGATAATTCCCAAGGGGTCGACTGGACCATCGGCGCGCGTCTGACCCTGCGCACTCTGGGCGATATCGCGATCGGTTCGGACAGTTTCGGCGGCAGTTTCTAG
- a CDS encoding peptidylprolyl isomerase codes for MIAARFTVNALAAAVIATASIIGMPAQTAFAKTVDIEVIVNNVPITNDDITKRKNLLRLMGTKGATDAKAREAMVDQALKQSEIAFRGASVTQVEVDEAFQNFASGNKMSVAQMTSVLNQAGVGAEHFKFFIAVSMSWGQLLRARYGTNTLLPDDEFITQLEQAEKEGKKPETTEYLLKRIIFVVPEKERGSLLGKRKNEAEAARKKFPGCDQAISFAATMNDVTVVDLGRFLEPQLPAQWKDPVIKSTGDTTSVITTPAGAEFLAVCERKTANDDYAARLVLSSKEDSAEVDTDAESQKYLDELREKAQIVTPGKS; via the coding sequence ATGATTGCCGCCAGATTTACCGTGAATGCCCTTGCCGCCGCAGTGATCGCCACGGCGTCGATCATCGGCATGCCCGCCCAGACGGCTTTCGCCAAGACCGTCGACATCGAGGTGATCGTCAACAACGTACCGATCACCAACGACGATATCACCAAGCGCAAGAACCTGCTGCGCCTGATGGGCACCAAGGGCGCAACCGACGCCAAGGCCCGCGAGGCGATGGTCGACCAGGCCCTGAAGCAGTCGGAGATCGCGTTCCGCGGCGCCTCCGTCACCCAGGTCGAGGTCGATGAAGCCTTTCAGAATTTCGCCAGCGGCAACAAGATGTCGGTCGCCCAGATGACCAGCGTCCTCAATCAGGCCGGTGTCGGCGCCGAACATTTCAAATTCTTCATCGCCGTGAGCATGAGCTGGGGCCAGCTTCTGCGCGCCCGCTATGGCACGAACACGCTGCTTCCCGACGACGAGTTCATCACGCAGCTCGAACAGGCGGAGAAGGAAGGCAAGAAGCCCGAAACCACCGAGTATCTGCTGAAGCGGATCATCTTCGTGGTACCGGAAAAAGAGCGGGGCTCGCTGCTTGGCAAGCGCAAGAATGAAGCCGAGGCCGCGCGCAAGAAGTTTCCGGGCTGCGATCAGGCCATTTCCTTTGCCGCGACCATGAATGACGTCACCGTTGTCGATCTCGGCCGTTTCCTTGAACCGCAGCTGCCTGCCCAGTGGAAGGATCCGGTCATCAAGTCGACCGGCGACACGACGTCTGTGATCACAACGCCAGCCGGCGCCGAATTCCTGGCGGTGTGCGAGCGCAAGACCGCCAATGACGACTATGCCGCCCGCCTGGTGCTGAGCAGCAAGGAGGATTCCGCTGAAGTGGATACCGACGCCGAAAGCCAGAAATATCTCGACGAACTGCGGGAAAAGGCCCAGATCGTCACCCCGGGCAAGTCGTAA